TAAATCACGATGCCGATGTTATTGTCCGAATGCCATTCATATCATCCCATATATTGAACCGATCAATGACCCAATTCACGACCAACAGCACCAAACGTAGGGTCATTGATACATATGTAAACTTGGACTTGATTGTTTCGTTTAGGAACCGGCAAGAAAAATAAGCATAAAGAAGAATTCAAAGCGCATTAAAGGGATTCTGGCCCCAAgaagaacatttaaaaagcaGCCTaccacaaaattaattatagaaaaaataaaattatagaaatgacTTAATTAAGGCACCAACAAAATCTGCAAACCTGAGTGTAATGGCCAATCTGATAGTTTTTGGAATTATCGAAGTCACTTTCCTGAAGTGGGCCATATGTGAAGTTAGCATGTTCACCAAACCAAGACTCTAATGCCATGTCCGGATTCAGATTGTATTTACTATCAGTTGTATAGTACCAATACAAATTTTCCCCAGTGGTAAATCTGCCGGATGCTGAAACacacataaatgtaaaaatacttgACATCAGAAATTCATCTTCAATAAAACtttcagtttaaatattttgaggaaGGAGCAACTTAGCCTATTACATAAAGGCTCTGCTAAAGACTAATTGGGATGTAAAATTTTGCTAAGTCATTTCTTAATTATGTAGCTTGCACGTAATTTCagaaagtatataaatataaacactgCTGAAACTTACGAATATGTTTATCCGGGTTGTGGAAATTCTTATTGCTTAGCGCCCATTTAGCCGCCTTTACATGTAGTTCCTCATCCCAAAGCTACAAaaagaataacataatatatctctacttaaatatataattccaataacatacataaaaacatactATGCCTAAGTATTTAGAGAGTCAATGAAATTTTCATATTTCCGGCGGTCAGAGGTAAGCATAGTAAGCCTAACGAAAATATCTTGTAACATGCACTGAAGCACAGGCTTCAATTTTGAGCATAACGAGTTCTATAATAGTCCGAGTCTATAGAAGACTTAGGTCCAAAAATATCACTATGTAATAGAAACAAATAGGTACAAGTGCCACAgcattgattaaattattaacataccACTATATTCATTTTACTAGCCGCAGGTTGTCCCGGTACCCTGCCTTGGGCTAGCAGCAGCCTCCTCGAATTGTGACCATCGACAAAGGCCCGAATTTGAGCACATGACAACGGTATCACTGAAACCAATCCAAcacactttattataaaaaaaccaagCAACGTGTCGTTATAAAAACTGttcaaaaatcaaatgaaaataaacagtaTAATAACGTGAACTAACATTGGCATTGCGCAATAGTCAAGAAAGTCAAAAGAAAGATCACTTTGAGCTCCATGGCTTGAATAAAAGTACTTCTAGTGACAGTGAAGTGACTAATATGCCGATGTGCTGGTAAATGTCTTTTATACTACTAGAAAACGATTACACACTTGTGGTTTAATTGGTTCCGTCCGATTccttaatgataattattttcttaatgacgagataagttttctttttgccACTTTTCTTATAGAATAAAAGAgtattaactatttaattcaaCTAGGTCCTTGGTCCTGGTCTTGTTCCGGCCTGTGGTTTACGTAGATATATACCATAATTTATAGCCGCTCGTTCTATCAATCATAGAAGCTGCAATCATTCTGAAAATCCCTACAAACGGCACAAATATAGTAAGTTACTTACCTATTTGGTAGTTACTTGTTTGGGGTTAAAAGTTTTGGACCACGGCACCCAAAAGTAATAATTCTCAATAAAAGTATCCTAAagcgttttattaatattttgcgCGACCCTAAGGCTGCCTTTTACCTTGCACTGAGGAATATGCATTGCTATCCATAGCGGCAATGCAATAGCAATGCCGACGAATATTTCTAAggcaatttgttgttttatgtaagtaaataggtattctttttcaagtatttttttttaaacgactcccgcttcTTAgtaattgaatccttgtgtcgcgggctgtttcacaaacatacaattcacatgtataaagacatccagactcggAACAACGTTCGTGGAGCACACAAATgctgtcctacgcggggatcaaacccgcgacacgtcgcgtaaaGCGGCGGGTTTACCGTGACCTCAACCTGCGGCTGCCTGTGcagtcaaaatattaaatattgagattAGTTTTGTAGTTTAGTTACAAATTCATTACATGCAAATTGAGACTAGTGTACTAATAATGCTACAAATTCAAAATACTTATTCCCTGATTTCGTTGATGTGTTCATTTCTGtatcataacataataaataatatagtttcttgacgtcccactgctgagcaaaagCCTTTTTCCATAGAAAAAGGTGACGACagatttacatacaaaaaataacacccTGCTAATATTCTAAACGTGAAAGTTTCTAGGTATGAACGGCTGTTTTTTACCTACTCTTTCAGCTAAAAACCGGATTGGGCAAAAAAATCGTACACACATAGTTTATAACGTAGAAAGTTTTAGTGCTGATTTTTATTCCCGTGGGATGATTTGAATTGTAGCGGGTAGAGCCCCTGGCAACagcaagtaattaataaaagacaATTAAGTAAATCAAAATCCAATCAATTATCCATCACGTTCGattgtttcattataaaaacCGGTCGAAAATCTAACATCGATTAGTAGTATTGATAACGTGAACCAGCTTTTTACTTATATGATAGTAAAGAAAGTTGAAATGAAGAAATCCTTGAGGCCCAAAGGTGCTGACATTTCGAACAATCAAAGCAGCAATTATGAATCTCGTAAATGCTTGTCCAAGTTGTCCAATACGGACATCGGACCCGCAGCACATCCATATTCTTCATGCAACCTTCTTGCACGGGTTTCGTCCCTGAGCTGAGCCTGGAGATCCTTCTGCAGCCTTTGTACTGTCAGTACTGTGATCTTGTTTGACTGTAATTTGTTATTAGAAGACATCGCTCTCTGCTCTGCGTTATTTCGCGATACCTCtggggccccaattccgctatttacaactGCCGATGAGTTAATCGAATTTGCCTCGAGTTCGGAACGTTTCATCGTTTCATCTCATCAAACACGTTGATATAAAATGTCCTAAAATACTGAggtccaaaaaacaaaattaaacaacaattttaccATGAATCTTTTATTGattgtgttttataaatgtatatttttcacgTCTTTGTCTTTTTACATTTACTTCCATAAGGATGACTGCAGTCTTTGGCACCGCATGTCAATTTTCCACTGGAGCCACCACTAGTCTTGTACGGTTCTCCACCCAGGTTGTTCCCactgaaaataagtttttattctcAGGTACATAAGTCGACCACTGACAAAtcttagaaaatatgaaatacctacttaataagTTACATTAAGTCGTTTCTCCACAACTTTGATAGCCTACAATGCATCAAACCCAATTATATTAGTGTTACTAACTCTACGAGTGTATCCATACTGCATGTTTTGTTTTGCCACCACTTTAACAATAGCCACTTTTTGGCAAGTGTCATCTAAAAATTCTAACGGTTGAATAGTTGTCTTCCGTGACCAGCTCAAGCAAAGCAACACTTTTCGTAAGGCATTAGAAAGAGCTTATGGCGCTGAACAAACTTTCCCAATATAAGGATGCAGAAAATACCTTGGCGTCTTATTACATGCCCAGCAGACGAATAAATCTCATGAACTTTTAATGAAGTTAAGTTCAACTAAATTTACccgtaaatttaataaatataaattaatagaaacatACTTTGGTCCATAGTTGCAGACTACATAAAAGTTGTTCCATTCGCCTTTCTTTGTTTGCAATATCGCGCAGCCGATGTAGACGCTGTTAGACCATGCCATCTAAAAGAGAGCAAAAAGTGTAAAACTTAACACATTCCTACTGGCTTATTGTGACGCAAAACAAAGACACTTCCGTATcgtatttaatcataattaaataggtACCGACAGAATTCTGTAATCTACAAACCTGAGTGTAATGGCCAATCTTATGACTTTTCGACTTATCGAAGTGACTTTTCCGAAGTGGACCATGGGTAAAGTTAATATGCTCGCTAAACCAAGACTCTAATGCCATGTCCGGATTGAGATTGTATTTACTATCAGTTGTAGAGTACCAATACAAATTTTCCCCCGTAAAAAATCTGCCCGATGCTGAAAAACACATAGAAAGATATAAGAATGTACTTGATAATAGATCATCGTCTGCAATGTTTagcttatatttgttttaaattttatccaaGTAGAACATATctctatttaaacaaatataggtactaaaatgttttcatcCACTACTATAGGCCGCCTAACATAAGAGAAACACCTTATATATGCTACTAGCTGacctagcaaacgttgttttgccgaatattttttttctagttgtatgtatttttaatgtcacataataaaaaaaaaaacaaacaatttcgtccaaaaaataaaatatttttt
This region of Trichoplusia ni isolate ovarian cell line Hi5 chromosome 14, tn1, whole genome shotgun sequence genomic DNA includes:
- the LOC113500891 gene encoding venom allergen 5-like; this translates as MELKVIFLLTFLTIAQCQLIPLSCAQIRAFVDGHNSRRLLLAQGRVPGQPAASKMNIVLWDEELHVKAAKWALSNKNFHNPDKHIPSGRFTTGENLYWYYTTDSKYNLNPDMALESWFGEHANFTYGPLQESDFDNSKNYQIGHYTQMAWSDSIYIGCAISQTRKNRWNNFYVVCNYGPGGNYVNETPYETSADSNGKLYCGTKDCSQPYGPKCENDRYNII